A window of the Leishmania mexicana MHOM/GT/2001/U1103 complete genome, chromosome 29 genome harbors these coding sequences:
- a CDS encoding putative protein kinase, which yields MAHLFFTGAGAAAAALPISDRDEVSPVWSIYDDYCCGASQHAEVDDPQMDRGVMGSCGGTALPRLPFISGPVSSMTLKGAQLKKEAPIRRGAQGAVYSALDVAGRTPAEDESAKRLILQEVCRGHGDEGEVADGGQRPARSGRRVAVKRIFIQASDFGARDISATVLREVTLHRFVSEKQAAYLAAAGASYSTGSASDATARAEDDQAQALCNLIDDSARVIHLYRVVEAPHKEMCLVMELAATNLEQIVYPHGARGAPKGDGAGGYRRKPGVVSLFGSSASTGVGGGLGQSSASPSTTPNVATVEVGPQASSASPPPSRLPLVRYVMRRLLRLTCFLHETCCVVHRDLKLSNVLVSKDAGLRLGDFGSARFIPPFRSATKTGGENSPSLPEPPAVPAGQREHLLCTPPSIRTTLHYRPPEVLLGDQVCRTAADVWALGVIFAQLLLQKGLFHSKSELDLLGAIQKLLGMSAYSAPPSWLAAPSVPGPPRDGEFAVHVPAPQASLPYKFHAGVVPADGLDLLSRMLHQQPECRITAREALQHPFLNLEGLSAAATHDDDKIGRVLWEERVATVLREQATGHIYGMGGSELRPMLICLADNEDEEDQEVDEDGVAPFSVNLGGGTSY from the coding sequence ATGGCGCATCTCTTCTTcacaggcgcaggcgcagcagcagctgcactgcCCATCAGCGACCGCGATGAGGTGTCACCGGTGTGGTCGATCTACGACGACTACTGCTGTGGCGCCTCGCAGCATGCTGAGGTGGACGATCCACAAATGGATCGCGGAGTGATGGGCAGCTGTGGAGGTACAGCACTGCCCCGGCTTCCCTTCATCTCGGGCCCTGTGTCATCCATGACGTTGAAAGGCGCTCAGCTGAAGAAAGAGGCGCCAATTCGCCGGGGTGCCCAGGGAGCCGTATACTCTGCCCTCGACGTGGCCGGCCGCACACCTGCGGAAGACGAGAGTGCAAAGAGGCTTATTTTACAGGAGGTGTGCAGAGGGCATGGGGACGAAGGGGAGGTTGCGGATGGCGGGCAAAGGCCGGCGCGGAGCGGTCGCCGTGTTGCCGTAAAGCGCATTTTTATTCAGGCAAGTGACTTTGGTGCCCGCGACATCTccgcgacggtgctgcgtgaGGTAACGCTGCATCGCTTTGTGAGTGAGAAGCAAGCTGCGTACCTTGCGGCAGCGGGCGCTTCTTACTCCACTGGCTCAGCctccgacgccacggcgCGTGCAGAGGACGATCAAGCTCAGGCACTCTGTAATCTCATCGACGACTCTGCACGAGTCATTCACCTCTACCGTGTTGTGGAGGCCCCGCACAAGGAGATGTGCCTAGTGATGGAGCTCGCGGCAACCAACCTGGAGCAGATCGTGTACCCGCACGGCGCCCGCGGTGCCCCGAAGGGCGATGGCGCCGGAGGCTACAGGCGGAAACCTGGCGTGGTTTCCCTGTTTGGCTCCTCTGCCTCTActggtgtcggcggcggtCTGGGCCagtcctccgcctcgccgtctACAACGCCCAACGTTGCAACGGTAGAAGTGGGCCCGCAGGCGTCGTCGGCCTCTCCGCCACCCTCCCGACTGCCGCTCGTGCGCTACGTGATGCGCCGCCTGCTACGCCTCACATGTTTCCTACACGAGACGTGTTGTGTGGTGCATCGAGACCTGAAACTGAGCAATGTGCTGGTGTCGAAGGACGCTGGGCTTCGCCTTGGTGACTTTGGGTCGGCGCGTTTCATTCCACCCTTTCGGTCGGCGACGAAGACCGGGGGTGAGAACTCTCCGTCTCTTCCCGAGCCTCCTGCGGTACCTGCGGGCCAGCGTGAGCACCTCCTGTGCACCCCCCCATCGATACGCACAACACTCCACTATCGACCTCCCGAGGTGCTCCTCGGCGACCAGGTGTGCCGCACTGCGGCAGATGTTTGGGCGCTAGGTGTGATCTTTGCgcagttgctgctgcagaaggGCTTGTTCCATTCTAAGAGCGAGCTAGACCTGCTGGGAGCCATTCAGAAGCTGCTCGGAATGTCAGCGTACAgcgcgccgccttcgtgGCTCGCCGCGCCTTCGGTGCCCGGCCCGCCGAGGGACGGGGAATTCGCTGTACACGTTCCAGCCCCGCAGGCAAGTCTCCCGTACAAGTTCCACGCCGGTGTCGTACCCGCCGATGGGCTGGACCTGCTGTCGCGGATGCTGCACCAGCAACCCGAGTGCCGCATCACCGCCCGCGAAGCACTACAGCACCCTTTTCTGAACCTTGAGGGTCTCTCTGCGGCGGCTacacacgacgacgacaagaTAGGGCGAGTGCTGTGGGAGGAGAgagtggcgacggtgctgcgtgaGCAGGCGACGGGCCACATCTACGGTATGGGAGGAAGTGAGCTGCGGCCCATGCTCATATGTCTCGCTGATAACGAGGACGAAGAGGATCAAGAggtcgacgaggacggcgtcgCCCCTTTCTCCGTTAACCTGGGCGGGGGCACGTCATACTAa
- a CDS encoding putative DNAJ domain protein, with protein sequence MGAGAASATPEPTGGPEVSTKSVCSNTLYAVLNVSRTATMEEITAAYRKLALAHHPDRPNGSQSKFQEIQRAYEVLSQKDARATYDVLLRGRLAMQNFKRPPPLESVLQPVYALLADGAFYEFEAAPSKLKCSIHYGDGIQFNNDCGSFIGLAGDGFIYWTISGRGFASRLCKAGSSFALSSVRVMYRSNMGLLKVPLKRSSLWSSLTRRPADSSGSKRAVKGKTVDAGSSERARSAIGAPAAKMSEADRIKRVLLNKERSRNLQRRMEMLKEEEAVDRNYLQQDLWGQFSSLHTTAEAAFRCTLQGIAVPVEMALWMGYKSPEEVMLRSSDACTSPLLAEQVSLQDSFWIDPLRSDYYSDDEVLREDCDDKKEDSRNCTTNGGDNTARSKSGSADRSPFFLQSMPAFDAAPDGGACHGHSATAPETHSPTLHRFKESVAAVTGASNGTEVEGKKVFASPSSPPPRQILPIESSGEAVPLHPTSDSCAPLTSQPSCAANGPVKKLGAKEVAPLTGLKSNSQPHSSGLHTSAESGELASSSLGVSSRATGRTVRAAARAERHVAVSDSAAASPSRNVGGKQGRSLRAGSKAATAYSHASPQKVSITETPTRELSKGQKACPLLPRRKHSGSGVGDAMLPVRLASALEEKPKRVTKGNDAVLSNDKNLSKKEKGQTRPRWMMATEAYERRANLPLEKSLNAATQGSSFCHEDHRAYKSLTADQLFEEERAFMESFSKTKRIV encoded by the coding sequence ATGGGTGCTGGGGCTGCTTCTGCGACCCCCGAGCCAACTGGCGGCCCCGAGGTGTCCACGAAAAGTGTGTGCAGCAACACCCTCTATGCTGTGCTCAACGTCTCTCGTACCGCGACGATGGAGGAGATTACGGCAGCTTACCGCAAGCTTGCCCTCGCGCACCACCCTGACCGCCCAAACGGCTCGCAGTCGAAGTTCCAAGAGATTCAACGCGCCTACGAGGTTCTCAGTCAGAAGGATGCGCGCGCCACGTACGATGTCCTGCTGAGAGGAAGACTCGCCATGCAGAACTTTAAGCGTCCACCCCCGCTAGagtcggtgctgcagccTGTCTACGCGCTActcgccgacggcgccttCTACGAGTTCGAGGCGGCGCCCAGCAAGCTCAAGTGCAGCATTCACTATGGCGACGGCATTCAGTTCAACAACGACTGCGGCAGCTTCATCGGGCTCGCCGGCGACGGCTTCATATATTGGACCATCAGCGGGCGTGGGTTTGCTTCGCGGCTGTGCAAGGCCGGGAGCAGCTTCGCCCTCTCGAGCGTTCGTGTCATGTATCGTAGCAACATGGGGTTGCTCAAGGTGCCACTAAAGCGCTCATCTTTATGGTCTTCCCTCACCCGTCGCCCCGCCGACTCTTCTGGAAGCAAGCGGGCTGTGAAAGGCAAAACCGTCGATGCTGGGTCCTctgagagagcgaggagcgCCATCGGTGCACCCGCTGCCAAAATGTCCGAGGCGGATCGCATCAAGAGGGTGCTGCTGAACAAGGAACGAAGCCGCAATTTGCAGAGGCGGATGGAGAtgctgaaggaggaggaggcagtggaTCGCAATTATCTCCAGCAGGATCTGTGGGGGCAGTTCAGCTCGCTGCACACgacagcagaggcggcgttTCGGTGTACGCTGCAAGGCATCGCTGTGCCGGTAGAGATGGCTCTTTGGATGGGCTATAAATCtccggaggaggtgatgctGCGCTCATCCGACGCATGCACCTCGCCACTGCTAGCCGAGCAGGTGTCGCTGCAGGACTCATTCTGGATAGACCCGTTGCGGAGCGACTACTACAGCGACGACGAAGTACTTCGGGAAGACTGCGACGACAAGAAGGAAGACAGCAGAAATTGCACTACTAACGGCGGAGACAACACTGCGCGTTCAAAGTCTGGGAGCGCCGACAGATCGCCTTTCTTTTTGCAGTCCATGCCAGCTTTCGACGCCGCGCCAGATGGTGGCGCCTGTCACGGACAttcggcgacggcaccggaGACGCACTCACCGACTCTGCATCGCTTCAAAGAAAGTGTGGCTGCCGTCACTGGAGCTTCGAATGGGACGGAAGTGGAAGGGAAAAAAGTATTTGCATccccgtcctcgccgccaccgcgccaaATACTACCGATAGAGTCGTCAGGTGAAGCCGTCCCGCTGCACCCCACAAGCGACTCATGCGCCCCTCTCACCTCGCAACCGTCTTGTGCCGCGAATGGGCCGGTAAAGAAACTTGGAgcgaaggaggtggcgccgctgaccGGCTTGAAGAGCAACAGTCAGCCTCACTCTAGCGGGCTGCACACCAGCGCAGAGTCGGGTGAGCTCGCTTCGTCTTCCCTCGGCGTTTCCTCGCGGGCGACGGGCAGGACCGTGAGGGCGGCAGCCCGAGCAGAGAGACATGTTGCAGTGAGCGactccgctgctgcatccCCTTCTCGGAACGTCGGTGGTAAGCAGGGGCGTTCCCTGCGGGCTGGTTCAAAGGCGGCGACCGCCTACTCGCACGCCAGCCCGCAGAAGGTTTCTATCACCGAGACACCTACAAGAGAGCTCAGCAAGGGCCAAAAAGCTTGCCCGCTGCTTCCAAGACGAAAacacagcggcagtggcgttgGAGATGCGATGCTGCCGGTGAGGTTAGCGTCCGCTCTTGAGGAGAAACCAAAGCGGGTTACGAAAGGCAATGATGCGGTTCTGAGCAACGACAAAAACCTCtcgaaaaaggaaaaagggcAGACAAGGCCACGGTGGATGATGGCGACCGAGGCTTACGAGCGCCGCGCAAACTTACCGCTGGAAAAATCCCTCAACGCGGCAACACAGGGCTCCTCGTTCTGTCATGAGGACCATCGAGCGTACAAAAGCTTGACTGCTGATCAACTTTTTGAAGAGGAGCGCGCCTTCATGGAATCCTTTTCTAAGACGAAGCGTATTGTCTGA
- a CDS encoding putative queuine tRNA-ribosyltransferase, which produces MPPSSIFTFEEYRGPAGKKPVAARSGVFHLPHGPLRTPIFMPVATQGALKGVTVEQLEELDVEIILGNTYHLGLRPGEEVLRALTARKNAREAATGTRTSADDIRDNMDGIHFMENWKKNILTDSGGFQMVSLLKLAQITEEGVRFQSTHGSGTAGAVVSVAKTEASSSASGATAAASTATALTDAANGYDNEGEAECTYSLLLRPEDSIRIQNAIGGDIMMQLDDVVHTLTVGPRVEEAAKRSIRWLDRCLAANQNREKQCIFGIVQGGLNAELRRYCVKEIVQRTECMGYAIGGLSGGESKDDFWRMVRLCTKEGLPANKPRYCMGVGYPEDILVCIALGVDMFDCVYACRTARFGSALTSSGKLQLSKKEYATDFGPLDPNCSCMTCRTYTRSYLNMIAAKEGTAATLLSYHNIAYLIGLTRGARSAIEEGRFPEYVQHFFLAYYPAKDYPAWVVEALASVEINLL; this is translated from the coding sequence ATGCCACCGTCTTCGATATTCACGTTCGAGGAGTACAGGGGCCCGGCCGGCAAGAAGCCTGTCGCAGCCCGTAGCGGCGTCTTCCACCTGCCACACGGTCCCTTGCGCACGCCGATATTTATGCCGGTGGCGACGCAGGGTGCACTAAAGGGCGTCACAGTGGAGCAACTCGAGGAGCTCGATGTTGAAATAATCCTGGGTAACACCTATCATCTGGGCCTGCGACccggggaggaggtgctgcgtgcTCTAACCGCCCGCAAGAACGCGCGGGAGGCTGCTACCGGCACCCGTACCTCGGCAGATGACATCCGCGACAACATGGATGGCATCCACTTTATGGAGAACTGGAAAAAGAACATATTAACCGACAGCGGCGGTTTCCAGATGGTGTCGCTTCTGAAGCTTGCGCAGATTACGGAGGAAGGTGTGCGGTTCCAGTCGACGCATGGCAGTGGCACGGCAGGGGCTGTGGTTTCTGTAGCCAAGACGGAGGCCTCGAGCTCTGCCAGCGgtgcgactgcggcggcatctacagcgacggcgctgacAGATGCAGCAAACGGATATGACAACGAAGGGGAGGCGGAATGCACGTACTCCCTGCTGCTCCGGCCTGAGGACTCCATCCGCATTCAGAATGCCATCGGTGGCGACATTATGATGCAGCTGGACGACGTGGTGCACACGCTGACTGTCGGACCacgcgtggaggaggcggcaaagCGTTCCATCCGGTGGCTTGACCGCTGTCTCGCGGCCAACCAGAATCGGGAAAAGCAGTGCATCTTTGGCATCGTGCAGGGTGGCTTGAatgcggagctgcgccgctaTTGCGTGAAGGAGATTGTCCAGCGGACAGAGTGCATGGGCTATGCCATCGGCGGGCTCAGCGGCGGGGAGTCGAAGGACGACTTTTGGAGGATGGTGCGCTTGTGCACGAAGGAGGGGCTGCCGGCGAACAAGCCGCGGTACTGCATGGGCGTTGGCTATCCAGAGGACATCCTCGTCTGTATCGCGCTCGGCGTGGACATGTTCGACTGCGTTTACGCCTGCCGCACAGCCCGCTTCGGCTCCGCGCTCACTTCCTCAGGCAAGCTGCAGCTTTCTAAGAAAGAGTACGCAACCGACTTCGGTCCGCTTGACCCGAACTGCAGCTGTATGACGTGCCGCACCTACACACGCTCCTACCTGAACATGATCGCGGCAAAGGAGgggacagcggcgacgttgCTATCGTATCACAACATCGCCTACCTCATCGGCCTCACGCGCGGCGCTCGAAGCGCCATAGAAGAGGGTCGGTTTCCCGAATACGTGCAGCACTTCTTCCTTGCCTACTACCCCGCAAAGGACTACCCAGCGTGGGTGGTTGAGGCGCTGGCCTCTGTCGAGATAAATCTGTTGTAG